The following is a genomic window from Homalodisca vitripennis isolate AUS2020 chromosome 5, UT_GWSS_2.1, whole genome shotgun sequence.
gaatgttttgattgattttatcCAATGAACAATaccatattacaatttatttaacttaacatatgattattataaagtaccataacaagaagaatctcgtaaattacaattttaaaaacataaatttaacggtactttgggattataccgaccacacccagacatgaatcgttatttgacattttgcttctactaattactagattagcgtagaaacaatattttgtcaatataaaacaggaattgtcttatcgcaaacccctccccatcctcagacagaagtcaaagtcgagcggtctagtagataacgtgattgcagagtctcgccgcccgttcagctggtgcgtcgctttgttgtacttccgtgttttacctctacatttctccaaacacgaaaattcaacaaaaaacaaacattaccaaactaaaactaaactctttattgaaaaaacactcaaaacttgtttttattcttgatcacactccgccacccaaaatgtgagtgcctccggccatcagcgcgggcttcggcaccctgccccgcgctgatgtcgacgaaagaaaaacatccctcgagatagtacctatcagtaaaatatcaaattctagaggggctgatcagaaatataaattgaattgtaatggaaagacaattatgtaccgtgcaaatcatgtgatgccgtgcggcctgccgtaaccgggattctcgagaaagataagataacagcgacgacaataccgatcacaatacctggaaatgcttgtaagtttgtaattaaacagttgttttttcgttctatcatgtttgtttctataaatttatatttttgtgttcttcatactggtgtggtcggtataatcctaaAGTAccaatttaacactaacattacaaaaccaagTATGGCCTAGaattagatatcaaagaaaccttacaatatttgtaacttgcccagcttgataacAATTAGTAACCGCTTTtttgaaatggaggaaagaattctccccatgggttaccaggagccaaacccacatgttgaagccacttaaacaaatgttttcatttgtgagaaatatctcacatatatTCCTCATATTTAtcaccattttcaaagtctcaaaatattagttacttcttgttgtttattgtttaaattaaaattactataaggtGAAATCATATgccaagttaaataaattgtaatatcgagttattccttcggataaaacttcgaaccattcgataaaaacaaccgaataacgagtgtaggacacttattaaagtctacttgtactggctttatgttaacgtagtcagacctgcactaatgtatgggactgttgtctggtggccaaaaatggaGGCCAAGATGGTGGTAGCTTGTCTGGCTGGCATCTAAAggatggcttgccttgctatcactggggcttttcctagtgtgccaggtgcagctctagactgttgcctcaacctcgcccccctggacattgttattcaggctatggccaggaggagtgcctactgtcttcagcacgCAGGACTCTGATCGGGCTGCAGCAGtgggcactgtagaattagcatcctgattcagggggatgctctgcacatgatctctgatcagatgccacaaaaattttcctttgacTAACCCTTTAGGATTGTGATACCTCCTAGGGTTAATTGGtcggagggaaggaaacctcttccaccagcggagcttgaatggtttacagacggctctaaaacaaaaagcagCATAGGCGCTGGAATTGTGGGGGTGAGAACATGCAGGGAGCTGGTCATCCCTATGGGTCCGTACTGATAGTGCTGGACTCTTGtgtgtgttcaaatccaaacttgtctgggattgctatcaagtcgttttcttcccttgccagaatcaacaatgtgactgttggGTTCCTAGTCATGAAAGAGGGGGATTCCTGGTAATGAAAGAGCTGATGtcctggccaaccggggctcagctTCAATTATGACAGGCCCTCAATTATTTGCAgtattccaaggtgtgaatcctttggggctgtctcgaaatgggttcgcaCTGAACATGAGAAAAGGTGGAGGTTGTATCCgggcatgagaatgagcagaatggtactacagttgCCTTCCTCCGGAgaggcgtctgaccttctctcactaaatagatcaatgtcttctcgggttataggtctgatcacaggacatggtcacctgagaaaccatcttcacagagtcggtatcattcaggaggatccgctctgtagaatgtgtgatgagcaggatgaaactgccgaacacttgctctttgattgcccttcaatagcaagggagcggtatgccatctttggtagttttgacaagggtggtgaatttcgccaggaggacctgataggttgttttctgTGGTTTGCGGAACTGCTGAagtcatagactggtaggcctcatggtgtgcttccggggtgcgcaaaaggcccgtGAGGCTTAAGTGCAAGGCAGTAGGCCACCCCATAGAAGGAGAACAGgtaattcagtggtaacctattaccggGATAatgtttcagtaacagctgggctgaatAATTTGTTCTCATAAcgatttttttgttttggattACTCAGTAGCCAGTAACAGCTAATGTGATTTGGCATTTGTCTTCGATGATTGTATTTCCGCTTACCAATCTTGCCACGAACTATTTGAAAATAGAATTTGAATTGAACTGATCTGTTACAAAAtgcccttcccaccattgctctgGTCACCACTACACTCTTGTGCCTTCAGCCTGATGAActattcaaaataatacatttcattctAATTCTTCCACTAATCCATAGAAGTACAATGTGTAattctagtttattttttacagaatacaTAATTCTTCAAAATGGTGGAAGCAAATCAGTCCAATCTGACAGAAGACGAAGCTGACCTGTACGATAGACAAATACGACTGTGGGGTCTGGATTCTCAGAAGCGACTTCGAGCATCCACCGTTCTTCTTATCGGTCTCAAAGGCCTAGGTGCAGAGTTCTGCAAGAACGTAATCCTTGCAGGAATAAAAGCTATCACTCTTATGGATGATGGCGATTCAACACAAGAAGATGCTTTCTATCAGTTTCTCATTCCTCGAGACCAAATAGGAAAAAATCGGGCTGCTGCTTCCCACCTAAGAGCTCAACGCTTGAACCCAATGGTGGATGTGAAAGTTGACAAGGAAGGCATCGACAAAAAACCGGATGAATTTTTTACTCTGTTTAATGTTGTAGTGGCAACAGATTGTAATCTAGAGCAGCTCCTTAGAATCAATAAAATCTGTCACAAAGCAAATGTAAAATTCTACTGTGCTGATGTGTTTGGCTTTTATGGCTACTTGTTCGCTGACCTGCAAACACATGAATATGGGGAGGAGAAGAATGTGGCGAGGAATGTGGCTAAAGAGACTGGTAATAAGAAACAGAAACTAGAAGATGTTGAGTTTGTTAAAGTCACAGTCAAGGACACACTGCAGTATTCCCCGCTGCAAGATAGTTTGGAAGTCACTGAGAAAATCAAAGAAATGCCAGCCAGAAAAGCTGCTGACACAATTCCATTCTTCCTTTTGAAGGTTCTGTTGAAGTTTAGAGCAGAGCAAGGACGAAACCCGCAAGCATCTTCACGAGTAGAGGATCTTGAGCTGCTTAAAAAACTTCGTGATTCTGAAATGAAAGACATTGGCTTAAGTGCAGAAAAGGTTCCTGATGAGTATCTCTCATCTGTATTTTCACAAGTGAGTCCAATTTGTGCCATCTTGGGGGGAGTGTTGGCTCATGAGGTCATCAAGACTTTGTCTCAGAAGGGAGAACCTCACAacaactttttcttttttaatccagTCAGAAACCACGgcattgttattaaaaactgttgAGGTTGTGATTTTATACTacaattacattttagttttaaaaatcaactaCACAAGCTAGTACaagggttttttttattcaactgtGTTGATgtgaatataattttcaatgagtgtaaaatacattaattattttataagcaaattgtaaaataagtaatgaaaTCAGTAGGAGTATATTGAAAATCATTTTGTACTCAGCTTGATTTATTGTCTTCACaactcattttaaaaactattgtctTGTTCATTGTTTtgtcaatacatttttatcaaagatTTGTTGTTTGTTCAATTAGTTGTCCTTATTAATTTTACCTAGTCTCATACTTGGTTTATTAATAGGCCTGTAaacatgtacattattatttaatttcaacagaCATTCAGTTAGTCTTGAGTAACTAACATGGGTGTACCATTTGGGCTGATGCAATAAATTAGAGAATAGATTTATTCAGTATTGGGTTTTACTTTCTGTCTAGGCCCAAAAAAAGTGTGGGTCCCCTAAATCGTGTTTctgagttattaaaaaattagtgaTACTACTAAAAAGTGATAAcaaaagaaatttgtaatttctatGTAGTTTGAAACACTTAAGaagaaaacacatattttaactaaactaaCCTTGAGACAATGTCCAATTGTATCAAAACAATGGTATAATTTAGGTTAATGAGTGTCAAGAATTCATCAATTGTATGAACAGGATGATGCAGCAACCATCTTAGCTCTCTCTTCATGGTATCACAACTGTTCTGGGAATTGATGCATACAGACAATGCATATAAAAGCTTGGATCTTGTGTAGATGACTATTCTGAATACTGTGCTGTTGTGTATTGGTAAAGTAAAATCTGCGCCCCCGCGAGTGTTGTTTGTGTGCAGGTCTCTCTACCCCTTCTCGCGTTTTTGTTGTATACACACATTGTCACTTgaagtatgtataaatataagtcactaaatagtaaattttcatagtttttgacaaaaaagtgtatttattagattattcaattttcttttcaattatggagttttcataataaaactaaatcaatcaTACTTCCAGCACAAAATTAgatacagataaataaaaataaggaattaaaaacatttcactcACATGTTTCttggttaataattttaaatgctgcGTTACCTTTCAACACAATTCCCAGGACGAAGCATATAAGTAATGAAGTATTTTATTGTCTTCAACCACCACATACTGTTGGAACTAAAAGGAAAATTATCTTAAGTACCACAACCTGTATAAAAAGCGGACTGAAAATGCACAcacaaatataaacaacaatgtaataacaaaatattggcTGCAACATTGTTTGCAAAAAACCAAACAAGGAGGAAAAAACtgaattcataatatttaatttatttattaattagataatattttattcattgcaTTACTGCAGAATTCAATAACTCGTTGGATTAAATATCTTCTAGTTAAGGActtaagatgttttttttttttttttaaacttactcaGGTTGGGTTGATTGTCTCGAGATGTGTGTAAACCCCTCACTGATTGGATTTAATCACtttcaaaaattaatacaatattgataCTGACAAACTTCATTTTCTTTGTCAACTTCTGTTTTTAAAATGACAATACTCAATATtagagaataatattaaattgagaaataactGCAGCAATAGAAACAACTGAGGTTTATTAATCATGAAGCAAATAACATTgaaatggttatttatttatcattcttAACAGCAAAGATAACATTACATTtgacaaaattaacaaaatatatttatataagtaacaataacagtgaataatatattgttaaatataacgGTTTTAGTTTAACAAcagttataaaacaacaatataaaacacGTGTTCCAATCAGCGTTTTGGAACACAAGTTTCAAATAGTGACTGCAGGATAGCCTACAACAACAATCACTTCTACTTCTTGGAATGATGTTtgtataaaaagaagtagtgtaaacatattttcattttttttcttgaCTGTACCACACATAGTCAAAGTCAAAAAAACATAGTGAAAGAATGTTTGACAATCTAGCTAGCAACTGTAAACACAGCTTCAAGCAAATTATTGTATCTAAGAATGCTTAAaagaaaatccaaatttaaaaacagaCACTATCTGAGTTTGATTGAAGAACATTCAATggaaatgtgaactttaatgcatacattaaaaatatatattcagattatatttataatatagtaagaGACATCtttgcaagcctgggttgtgtCACATAAAACCGTTGTTTAATGGACTTCAGcttgagatatattgtttaaacttcacATAAATATACAAGACTATTTTTTTCcgataacactaatattaaatttattaattgagatccttttacattaataaacaataaacccCGGCTTGCAAAGATATGTCTCCTACTTTAGCAATTAAAACACTTAAACATTAATCTttaacagtattatttttgtttatggaaTTTTTCAAGGATGAGCTTTTTTACTGTTATGGAAAatctaaaattcaaaatattccaTGCACTTAAAAATacttgattttgttattattaaaaattaagacaCAATGCATTAAAAAGTCAACATTTCTATAACAATCAAATTTGACTAGTAACATATCCAAGTAGATAACAATTTTGTGGaattattgtgtacgattttatATGTAACCCAATATGCtttgtatttagtaatttaataattttaacatgattGGCACATTATCAGTCTTACTAGTATTTCCAACAAAATTATCcctttgaaatactttttaacaGACAAACAGATGTATAATCAAATCAAcaagtactaaatatttttaagtcaataactttcttttttactaaatacgtattttcttatttattagactaaaaacttttatactactaattatttaaatcactttCAGCTTTTTAGCACCAAGCAGtaaaaaaataggcaaaataTAACTAGTTTTAATGAAGTGTTAATTGctcatttaaaacataaataaaataaagttgttactTAACAAATAACAAACCTATAAAAGTGTAAACAACATATTAGATACATTAACTATTATTATCAACTTCAGGTGTTAAAACAGACAACAACCAACAATCACTTTCAACAGAACAGACTTTTTTTTTAGTCTGTTTGTAATAGTGTTTTTTCAGACAGAAGGTGGAGGAATACCACAATGAACCTCCTTCAAGTTTTAAACTCacattttttcatgttttaatttcgAGTTCCCAGAACCCATCATCAGAAACACACTGtaatttagtatataaaacatagaaacagaaccacaaccaagaattaaaaacataaccaaaaaaaGAATGTTAACAAATAcgtacaataaacaacaagattctacatacagctgattggaatcttgttgtttatggtatttatttgtttaaattcttgtttttgttatgtttttaattcttggtttggGTTCTGTTTCATTAAatcagtgtgtttctgatgaagggttctgggaactcgaaaattaaaacatgaacactggattttctgttttgtttaaactttaaactacttGGAAGACTATTGAAGCTGATTGGTATTACAgaagataatatatacatatgaagaaataaaatatatatatatatattatctaaaatCATATTCTTAATCAGAAGAAAAGAATATGATTAAGAATGTGATTAAAACTATGTGctgataataatgttttgttcatACATACTTGACTGTGTTTAGTAGCCAGGATTTCtcagtaaatgttaaaaacacaTATGAGATAGTTTTTTTAAAGTCTCATTTACAGCGTAATAACTTTAGTTTGTTAGTTGAATTCTATTTGCAAGAGATAAAAACACTCATGTGACATACAAAACTCATTTACTTGGGAAGTAGaaaaactcattttatatattactgcCTTTTTAAAGTACACAATAAGGACTTCAACTTTAACATATCAACAGATACATTCTGCACTTCTAAGAAAAAACTTCCAAACCAGAACGTTTCAACTTGAGCAACTAATATATACTAAACTACATGTCCACATTTCATACACGATTGAGCTTCCAGATCACAATCACATCACAGCCTAAAACAAAAACCGTTGcctttcatttgaaatatttctgtgCATAACATTATTACATTCAACCATTCTTTTAACATGTGATAGTAAGAAAAATACATCTACATGGTGGTTCAAAGATAAGGCACTTGGACTAATTCCATAAACTTTCCAGTGACATATTATACTCAACAgctgataaaaaacattttgctGTTAACTGTTAATCTCATTTGGTGTTCCTTTCATTATTTGTTCTTCACTTTTGTTTATTAGCATTTTGATGGTTAGGCTTTTTTATGCAGATAAATTAATACTAGCTAATTATTACACTTTATGTAAATCACTGTCCAGGTAATTGCAGAGCCCTAAACATTGCAAGTAGACAAAATTCATAGAAGATTTTCTGGACCTTTTGCTAACCTGacactatattttaatatcatcTACTAGTAAATAGTAATTCAGACTGCTTGCTCagtttaacacgttcgctgcgggccactgtccggacagtcccgTAACCCTCGCCAAAACTGCGAGGCACTGTCCTCACACACAATGCACAATGCATTGCTTATTCGTTTCGCTTGTCATGTGCTGCAATCTTGCATGAATTGTTGGAAACTTTTCAAGCTTGTTCTAGATGAAGTATACTTACTTTCTGATACGTCAGTTTGTCCTGGAAATGCGGACCTACTGTCCCGACAGTGCCAGCGAAACAGCTgaaatttcacatgtttattgctattatgaaccagtaggaaaacaataaaacacgtgttcctaatttcttttcccttgtgttattgttttcgtgagtAGACGTATCAGCAGCTAGGCTTGTTTACAAATTGGATAGgttattactactaaattaaaagtaaggtaaTCTTTTACCGGTATTGCGATTTTATCTATATGTGTGGCGTCAACATTTTTCTTGTACATAGTATacacatattttgcttttttgtatacagtatgtaGGCTATTGTCTCATTAGTGAATTCATTCAAACGatgcttttatttgttttactgtgcgGACAGCACGCGGCGGCGATCTGCACCGCGGGCTCTGTGGGTATTTTACGCTATGTGCGGGactactgtccggacagtagcGTTGTCTAGCAACGGAACCTGATGCATATCAAAGTCGATTGAAGTATTCTT
Proteins encoded in this region:
- the LOC124362089 gene encoding SUMO-activating enzyme subunit 1-like — its product is MVEANQSNLTEDEADLYDRQIRLWGLDSQKRLRASTVLLIGLKGLGAEFCKNVILAGIKAITLMDDGDSTQEDAFYQFLIPRDQIGKNRAAASHLRAQRLNPMVDVKVDKEGIDKKPDEFFTLFNVVVATDCNLEQLLRINKICHKANVKFYCADVFGFYGYLFADLQTHEYGEEKNVARNVAKETGNKKQKLEDVEFVKVTVKDTLQYSPLQDSLEVTEKIKEMPARKAADTIPFFLLKVLLKFRAEQGRNPQASSRVEDLELLKKLRDSEMKDIGLSAEKVPDEYLSSVFSQVSPICAILGGVLAHEVIKTLSQKGEPHNNFFFFNPVRNHGIVIKNC